The genomic window GATCGGCATCATGGTCCTCTCCTCGTACGTCGAGGTCGACCACGCCATCGACCTGCTCGGCAGCGGGCCGGGCATCGGCTACCTCCTGAAGCACCGGGTCTCGGCGGTCGAGGAGTTCACGTCGTCACTGCGCCGCGTCGCGGATGGCGGATCGGTCATCGATCCCTCCCTGGTGCGCGAACTCGTGCTCGCCCGCCGCCCGCACAACCCGATCGAGCGACTGACGCCTCGTGAGCGAGAGGTGCTCTCGCTCATGGCGGAGGGGAAGTCGAACGCGGGCATCGGCGAGACCCTGCACCTGTCGGAGGGCACGGTCGAGAAGCACGTGCACCGGATCCTCGAGAAGCTCGACCTCCCTGACGACGACCGCACCACGCACCGCCGCGTGCTGGCGGTGATCATGTTCCTCGACGCGCCCGGCTGAGCGGAACCCTCACTCCAGCGAGATGTCGACGACGAGCCGCGCCGGGTTCTCG from Agromyces aurantiacus includes these protein-coding regions:
- a CDS encoding response regulator, with protein sequence MTAGSRVIIVDDDVLLREGLAGLLTQAGFEVVASAADASGLPELIETSVPDVLVIDIRMPPTHTTEGLVAAKTIRSAHPSIGIMVLSSYVEVDHAIDLLGSGPGIGYLLKHRVSAVEEFTSSLRRVADGGSVIDPSLVRELVLARRPHNPIERLTPREREVLSLMAEGKSNAGIGETLHLSEGTVEKHVHRILEKLDLPDDDRTTHRRVLAVIMFLDAPG